In one window of Sardina pilchardus chromosome 23, fSarPil1.1, whole genome shotgun sequence DNA:
- the LOC134070825 gene encoding T-cell surface antigen CD2-like — MNFQIASGFLCLYILGLTASEECVNKYVGESYTFKLNSPQQDGDMLIWKCEDKIIYKRRRGKAEPKANVDVQGSLTLTNISKSMNCTYKAEHHDSDGKALKTRSESLCVFSKIPDPKLEVKCSSGMVALQCGPSLPEGITLTWLKNNNEMKNEKSNPLKPQKPGVKDRYKCRLSNGLDKDTRHSKEEAASCAVSGGVSNNNLLFGYNKWVMIGIIAGGGFLLLVLIVSLIAICCKNHRRSKRKQRDEQELRLANLQYTGTNPRARPKQTARGQPVPPTPDEEGYLQGPIGEHSPSPAAPQAARQPRPRAPAPPMEDDDEAVPPLPQPRKKGPRHPDY, encoded by the exons AATGTGTAAACAAATATGTAGGAGAATCCTATACGTTTAAATTAAATTCACCTCAACAAGATGGAGATATGCTGATCTGGAAATGTGAAGACAAGATCATTTATAAACGGAGGAGGGGAAAGGCTGAACCAAAAGCAAATGTGGATGTCCAAGGCTCCCTTACACTGACAAATATTTCCAAGTCAATGAATTGTACATACAAAGCTGAACACCACGATAGTGATGGGAAAGCACTTAAAACACGCTCCgagagtctctgtgtgttct CCAAGATTCCAGACCCAAAGTTGGAAGTGAAATGTTCATCAGGTATGGTGGCCCTGCAGTGTGGTCCTAGCCTTCCTGAGGGCATCACACTGACATGGTTAAAAAATAACAATGAGATGAAAAATGAGAAATCTAACCCTCTAAAACCTCAGAAGCCTGGAGTAAAGGATCGCTACAAATGTAGACTAAGTAATGGTCTCGACAAAGACACGCGACATAGTAAAGAAGAAGCCGCATCATGTGCAGTCTCCG GAGGTGTTTCAAATAATAACCTGCTGTTTGGCTATAACAAGTGGGTGATGATTGGAATCATTGCTGGTGGAGGATTTCTGCTGCTGGTCCTGATCGTGTCTCTGATCGCCATCTGCTGCAAGAACCATCGCAGAAGTAAAAGGAAGCAACGGG ATGAGCAGGAGCTGCGTCTGGCCAACCTCCAGTACACCGGCACCAATCCACGAGCGCGACCAAAACAGACTGCCCGGGGTCAACCAGTACCCCCGACTCCTGACGAGGAGGGTTACCTCCAGGGTCCAATAGGGGAGCACAGCCCGAGCCCAGCAGCCCCTCAAGCTGCGAGACAGCCCAGGCCTCGGGCCCCGGCGCCCCCTATGGAGGATGACGATGAGGCGGTACCACCATTACCACAGCCCAGGAAGAAGGGGCCCCGACACCCGGATTACTAA